Genomic DNA from Solanum pennellii chromosome 3, SPENNV200:
AACAACAAGAGGGGTTAAAAATAGCAAGAAGCAGAAAAAATTGAgattaaaacaaaatacaacTTAATCAAATCTATCAACTAAAATTCATCAAGTAAGTTTCCTTCCATGTCAAGCAATTGAATCAGTCGTCTCCTTTGCATCCTCTCTACAAAGATTCAACTTTGTATATGTTAGATGAAACATTAATTACTATTCCCTccgtttttcattttttgatagTCAAATAGCTTAAGGTTGCCTTATCATTTGCTCATAGAATCTTCgaaatttttgaaatgaaatttatatatatatagactacgtaaaaagtaatacaaattataataatttacagttcaaaatatttaaataatatatgaaaaattattgataaaaaactaatttgatttcaaaatctgaaatatgtcacataaattgaaacagagagagtattgttttcttttaaacCAATAATGTTAATTTTGTGTTACCTCTCTCAGTTCTTCTTCTATTTCTTCTCTTAAGGTAAAGGCAAGATCCTGTCAATACAACGGCCAGCAGTGCTATTACACCTACGACGATACAAATAACCTTGGTATTCCAAGTATTTTCCCCTGAAAACACAAAATAGCCTGTCaaagattaatatttttaaagtttcttgttttctaaaaaaatagagaactgCTAAAATTATAGCTTCTTAATTTAGcgtaaattattagtttcattctCAAAGCATTCATAGccttaaaaacattattttacttGACTAACTAAACTTTATACACCGATCTTgcaatatgaataaaaaaatatctttaaattttcaCCTGGAATGTTTTTAACCACTTTTTTTGACTTTTGTTAAATATTCTACAAGAGGTTGAAACCACTTGCAAATTCATATGCCAGATCAGAAATATATGGAGTGTATTTATTTACCCCAAGttcataaataatttcaataattctctcttaaaaaattgatctttttgAAGTAATTAGTTTACTGTGAAAGACGCGGGAATATTTAAGGCCTCCATACCTAGAAGTAAAATCACTACAGGCAACTTAACAAAGTAcctttgtttcaatttgttaGTGCGATTAACTCTAGTACATGACtgcattaataaaaaaaactgaaCCCTAGGTGATATTTAtaccaaattttaaaaatatatatataaaatatttaattaattgagatCACATATTTACATTTTAGCACCTGATTTCGCCCCTATATATGTGGcgtataatatattaaaatgccCTTTGATTTTACGTTAAAGTTTGCCACACGAAGGCTTGAAGCTCAAGCTTCGCCAATGGAACAGTAGAGAATTGGGAAAatatcttttcctttttgactTTTTCAATTGTACAGTGGATTATCTCTCTAATCATTTAATTAAGCGACTAACTAATATCGATCTTAGCTCAGAACTAATGTTGTACCTTTTTCCAAACggactaaaaaagaaaagtaatcAAGACAAGTAAATTAAAACAGAAGTAGTAAACGAGAAGATGTTGTTATTACCTTGGTCTTTGTCTCCCGGTGTGGTTGATTGCGGTGGTGGTGTTCCATTACTCCCTTCGTCTTTGCCTCCTGGTGTGGGTGATGGCGGTGGTGGTGCTCCCGTGCTCCTCCCTTTCTCAGGATTTTTGAATTGATAGCTTAAATGGCAGCTCTCATGTACAACTCTACATTCACGAGGTACAGATTTAGGTATTACAGACCTCGCACCCTTGAGGCAAGCACGACAATCTTCGGCTGACAAATCTGGTATACACTGCACCATTCCATACAACTTCTGAGATAATGACAACGGTGTGATTTCATCTAGACTCTCCGCATATTTCAAATCATTTGTAACTTTAGGAGTAAGGTTATCAAACATTGCATCTGAAATCCCTTTAACTTGAGTCGTCCATGAAAAGCTCTCCGAGTTGTAAACGATCCAATAATAAGACGAGACATTAAACGTGGATGCGAAGTTAGGTATATCAGAATAGCGAACCAAACACTGATCATACCATATAACTGCCTGTTTTTTGAGCGGACATTCGCGTTGGATCCTCTCAGTAGCCATGTCGATACAGTTTTGGCAGTCTTTCGGCGCAACGTCTCCTCTACAGAGATACAATCCATGAACTTCACCTACGCTAGGATTTGCGTAGATGGAATTGCTAGCATTATTGTACAGTAATCTGTACAACAAGCGGTTAAGATTGAACTGAAATTTGCTTCGTTCTGCATAATCACTAGTTGTATTTGGACAATAGCTTGCCATGTAAGTCATCTTTTCAGCTTTGATGCACACAAGGATATTTAAGAGAACAAACAAGTAAATCAGGAACgagttcatttttttatttccaaTAATTTAGTCTTGAGGCGAAGGTCTTAATTTATAAgagtttcaaatattttaatttttatattttttaaaaaagattacaGAGAAAATGGGTAACCGGCTATagcattttaaaattatgtgacggtgtagaaaatttaaattcaattataaaTATAGTATACTTTAATTTGGTTTTAGctcatatttatattcttcaaCGGGAAAAAGCTTAAATATGCCATAAGACTTTTAAaaaaggctcatttatgtcattatcgttaaaaaaaagactcatccatgccattattttttaatattggtTTCGCAAAACAATTTCTTACGCGTGgtcaattataattcggccacatcatcaattttttaattaaaaaaataattcaatttttttttcttcagaattttgattttttttaaaaaaaaaaaactgatgaCGTGgtcaattataattcggccacaacgtcaatttatttaataaaataaattaaagaaaattcaattttttttagaattatgatttttttttaattaaaaaaattgatagcgtggacgaattataattggccacatgtcaaaaatgattttaaaaaaccACCGTTAAAAAATTATGGCATTAATGAATCTTTTCTTTAAcgataatgacataaatgagccaaactttatcatgataaatatatttgtcaTGCCATGTAAAataatgtgtttatttatttattttacatataaatttaaaagtttatttGCGTCCACAAACCGTCACGGCATTGTCCTCTGAATTGACTAATTAGTCCATGGTCGTATAATATTAATTAGTACTACAAAAGTAGAAGACTTTACCCCACCCCACACACCACACCCACACCCCTCACTTCCCGACTTCCACCAACCTATCgatttaacaaaatattcatatttatttataaattatatataaatagctataaaatttatatttctaatttatCGATTTGATTCGATTATTTTTGCagttatttttaagaaaaatcagaTCAAATAtcgattttaaaaatttaaaaatcaaacctaatcaaatcaaaccaaatatcgattaatttaatcaatttgatTCGAATTATGGTTCAATTTAATTGTTTAATCATAACCACGAACAACCCTAAATTAGTGATTAAAGAGTTTTTTATTCAGAGAGAAGTTAATTTCTCAATAAATTTGCATTTTCAGTGTAGAtcacttaattaaattatataaaatattatatttttacccttttatCATCTAGTTTATCaccatcaaaatataaaattatttgcttttgattttgttatttcaatCCCTAACACAAAAATTGCCCAATAACTCATAAGACCAAAGTCTccaattatgaaaaattacataactcaaacaaaatcattaataaatattattatttacaaaaattgaCATCATTTTTGAATAACTTTTAACAAGTAAGGGATACTCTACGACATAATTATACCATTTTGAATTCGTGCGGCTTGATTTATTTATGtgctttaaaattaaaataaatttaaagtatttgattaattttagaGAGTGTTTATAAGCATttgttttttaagttttaaaataataaaaacaagtCATTTCAATCCTGTTGTAGAACATTTGTATTGATTAgcctaaatatatatacatatattactCAATGtgttaaattattgatttgCCTCTTCAGTTTTTGCTTCCAGTTAATTAGCAACCTTTAATTCTGCTTAAATCATCTTTCATATATGTCCcttctttgtttttctctctCCGTGcgcttttactttttttaattaatatttgaattttgattaaatctaAATTATACGCCATAAATTTCATTCAGACACTCTCAATTAAATTTCTCCATACACAAGGTAGACCTCTGATTAAAGCCCATGTTGATGTCTACTTTAAGAATCATTTAATAACTCTCTTTTATTTCCTCCAACTTTCATTAAATTAATGCAGTGGCCAAAGGTAACAtatcacttttttaaaaaataatagacaaagtaaaaattaatgaaaagtaATAATCTTTTATGGAGTCCGAAAtttaaagggtacaaaatattaacaaaaattccaaaacggtatataaaattttatattaaccaaaacggtaaaattgCTGCAGGTGCAGCGACTTATCTCACctgcagcgattttaccgttttggttaatataaaattttatgtaccattttggaatttttgttaaatgtTGTACCCTTTAAGTTTCGGACTCATCTTTTATGACAACAAATTATACGGTTCTAAGTTATTTACGTGCAAGGAAGACAAAATCAACCCATAAAAACATAGTTCACTCTATTTGATATACAGAAAttgtatcaaaatattttgaatcaaattttcttctttgtttgaTATGTTAGCCAAAAGTccagaataaataaataaaaatattttattagatacttcaaaattataaaagaacaaataaattagAATCTAGTAAACATCAATGAATTAAATTCTGACCTACTTTAAACTTTCTTTAAATAGCCAGAATACAAATATAACCTTCTTTCTTTATTAAAGGTCCAAATTATGAGAAATGCCTTTTTATTTTCCGACAGTCTCAACATCAATAGTCAAAAGttcaaaatgaaaatgatccgaaaataaatagatttttttttgacttttgagATACTTTGTTCGTTTTTATGTATTTGtcaaattttaacttaatacatctattaaaaaaataattattaatataataaatttatcatctCATTTCTATTAATTGATAAAGtcttaaatatatttacttattatatttttcaaaaatattaataaataaagagtaaaatagttttttttttttaaaatatcaaaaaaataaaataaaaagagaattaaattttaaaaatatttgactaGTAATACGAAGTAGAGGGTCTGACCAAAGATTAGCCCCTACACAAGAAAGtgtggtcaattttgaagttGGTTGTTAAAGAGTCTATTTTCGTTTGAAATATGGatcaataaaaaggaaaaaaacttttattctggacaatgactttgttttactttatttgCTAAATATATAGAAGATTCTAGGAAATAGCTATTGGTCAACATGCTTACTTCCTAGAAAAAGGAAATTTGGTAAGTTACTATCTAATTATGCTTTATATTTGCTGTCAATGCTTATACCATTTGTTTTTGATATTGTGTGTATCATCATTTTTTTTCCCCTCTAGTTCTGATGTGTCCTTTTGTTGATAATGCAGtattttttcaaagttttatttGTATCTTTCAGAAATATTTGTCATGTTGTGTTTATCGAAAGTTAATTTTGATTagttttcaaaggtaaattagatcacattaattagatattttaaacaaaaaaattagatattttaaaactatatgaaaattactataaattacattttttttgcatattaatatgatgaaaaaatgcatcttaaaaCGTTAGTCAAAGTTAttatagtttaactctaaaaatagaaaccaagacaaacaataccggacaaAGAAAGTATCTTTTTACGATAAATTCACTGATACATATtgataaattacatttttttttgcatatcatcTAAGGAATACACATACATGAATTTAGTAGTTCATGAATAAACCAAATGGTCATCCactattcaatggatttataacagtAAGATATATttagtacttattcattttttatagttattttAGGCTTTCTTTGTTATTGTGTTTGAGATCAAGtagaataaaataaactaataaatttaatatttcatatttcattacTAAGGCTACatttaaatgatattatattgttcattactgatatttaaaaatagtattaaaaaaattattcacacTCAAAATTCTATTAAAGacacataaattgagatagaagaaataacatataatgattaattcaaatatttattataattattgaatttaaatatttaaaaatcatataaaatttatatataagtaaattcttataattattgaattcaaatatttaaaaatcacatCAAAAAATGATTAACTCTCTAAATTCTATTGTCCCACATAAATTAGGACAAAAgtgttaggaccggaaataagcaggtgtaaatgcggaaactagcaaagcaaacctcgaaagaccacgagtaagaagacaacgagaaatataccaaaagacacaaagatttaacgtggttcggttaatcgacctacgtccacaaaggagatgagcaatccactataaatatgagagtacaaaatacaaagagaaacaacctcaaccaattcactcggaatacatgggaggttcacacaagtgataacgtatcaaacttgtaacccataaattctctctctaaccaaaactctcaaagcccttaagactacattgtgaatgctgattaagttagaaggaacatatctctatttatatagtcctaaaccttttcctactagaaaaaggattagtcaatccaaaaccttttcctaaaaggaaaacctattcatggtaagaaatttagggcaaataaaacccaacaaaaagaagaaacatatgtttttttataaaaatgatacTAAAAGCACAATGatactataaatcacaataattaataaggtaattttttataaaataatatatacaacaCATAGCTGCCTCTTCAAatttcatttgcataatattaATCAACCActaattcttc
This window encodes:
- the LOC107014043 gene encoding putative cysteine-rich receptor-like protein kinase 9 codes for the protein MNSFLIYLFVLLNILVCIKAEKMTYMASYCPNTTSDYAERSKFQFNLNRLLYRLLYNNASNSIYANPSVGEVHGLYLCRGDVAPKDCQNCIDMATERIQRECPLKKQAVIWYDQCLVRYSDIPNFASTFNVSSYYWIVYNSESFSWTTQVKGISDAMFDNLTPKVTNDLKYAESLDEITPLSLSQKLYGMVQCIPDLSAEDCRACLKGARSVIPKSVPRECRVVHESCHLSYQFKNPEKGRSTGAPPPPSPTPGGKDEGSNGTPPPQSTTPGDKDQGENTWNTKVICIVVGVIALLAVVLTGSCLYLKRRNRRRTERERMQRRRLIQLLDMEGNLLDEF